The proteins below come from a single Candidatus Acetothermia bacterium genomic window:
- the murF gene encoding UDP-N-acetylmuramoyl-tripeptide--D-alanyl-D-alanine ligase: MWDLREAAEALEARLIRPMAPFAVSGATADSRRVQPGDVFAALRGTRHDGHDFLGEAFARGAVGAVVSRDPGVGHNLLLVPDVPAALWELAAWRRPMLDIPVVGVTGSIGKTTTKELVAAALSTRYRTYRTPESYNNELGVPLAVLSIPGDAEVAVFELGVSAPGEIRRLAQLLRPWAGIITGVGPAHLATLGSIDQVAEAKWELAEALPEEGILAVAWDFPELRARVERCDGLCLRFGRTPDADFYPADLVTDDPQGVRFRAVSPRGDVPAHLQLLGEHVAVLACGALALTWGMGVPERGAVQALSSVPPIPHRLHLRPAPFGWILDDCYNANPLSMRAALRTLVSLKLPVARRAVLFADMLDLGPQEAKFHREVVEEARWQGVDVLYCYGKQAAAAFAVWQGPGAAEEEDLEALIARMHAELPTAPTALLVKGSRAMALERAVDALARG; encoded by the coding sequence ATGTGGGACCTACGTGAGGCGGCGGAGGCGCTGGAGGCCCGGCTGATCCGGCCGATGGCCCCGTTTGCCGTTTCGGGGGCCACCGCCGATTCCCGGCGGGTCCAGCCGGGGGACGTGTTCGCCGCCCTGCGCGGGACCCGCCACGATGGGCACGACTTCCTCGGCGAGGCGTTCGCCCGAGGGGCAGTGGGAGCGGTCGTGTCCCGCGATCCCGGGGTCGGCCACAACCTCCTCCTCGTCCCAGACGTGCCGGCCGCGCTGTGGGAGCTCGCGGCCTGGCGCCGACCGATGCTGGACATCCCGGTGGTGGGGGTGACCGGATCGATCGGCAAGACCACGACCAAGGAGCTGGTGGCCGCGGCCTTGTCCACCCGCTACCGGACCTACCGGACCCCGGAGAGCTACAACAACGAGCTCGGGGTGCCGCTCGCCGTCCTCTCCATTCCCGGCGACGCCGAGGTGGCGGTGTTCGAGCTGGGGGTGTCGGCGCCGGGGGAGATCCGGCGCCTGGCCCAGCTCCTGCGGCCGTGGGCCGGGATCATCACCGGGGTCGGCCCGGCCCATCTGGCAACGCTCGGCTCCATCGACCAGGTGGCGGAGGCGAAGTGGGAGCTTGCCGAGGCCCTGCCCGAGGAGGGGATCCTCGCCGTGGCCTGGGACTTCCCGGAGCTGCGGGCGCGGGTGGAGCGGTGCGACGGGCTGTGCCTCCGGTTCGGGCGCACGCCGGACGCCGATTTCTACCCTGCGGACCTTGTGACCGACGATCCACAGGGGGTGCGGTTCCGGGCGGTGAGCCCCCGCGGGGATGTGCCCGCCCACCTACAGCTTCTCGGGGAGCACGTGGCGGTGCTGGCGTGCGGGGCGCTCGCCCTGACGTGGGGCATGGGCGTGCCGGAGCGAGGGGCGGTGCAGGCCCTGTCGTCCGTGCCCCCCATCCCCCACCGCCTCCACCTCCGGCCGGCCCCGTTCGGCTGGATCCTGGACGATTGCTACAACGCCAATCCCCTGTCCATGCGGGCCGCGTTGCGCACCCTGGTGTCCCTCAAGCTCCCGGTGGCCCGGCGGGCGGTGCTGTTTGCGGACATGCTTGACCTCGGCCCCCAGGAGGCCAAGTTCCACCGGGAAGTCGTGGAAGAAGCCCGCTGGCAGGGGGTGGACGTGCTGTACTGTTACGGCAAGCAGGCCGCAGCGGCGTTCGCCGTCTGGCAGGGCCCGGGCGCGGCCGAAGAAGAGGACCTGGAGGCGCTCATCGCCCGGATGCACGCCGAGCTCCCCACGGCCCCCACGGCGTTGCTCGTCAAGGGGTCGCGGGCGATGGCCCTGGAGCGGGCGGTGGACGCCCTCGCCCGCGGCTGA